The genomic window GGCACCTTGGCTGCAACCAGTCCAGATGACGCCATTGATGAGCTTTTTAACCGCTATGTCCGTATTATGTCCTAATGCTTTAGCATCCACTCACAACAGGAATATCTCTTTTTGCCCATAGACCTCAAAACCCTGGGCTTATTTCTAGTCACCGCCTTGATGGAGATTCTGGGCTGTTACCTGCCTTATCTTTGGCTGCGTGAAGGCAAAACCATCTGGCTGCTGGTGCCGGGCGCATTGTGTCTGGCGGCCTTTGCGTGGTTGCTATCGCTGCACCCTACTGCATCGGGGCGGGTGTATGCCGCCTATGGTGGGGTGTATATCTTTATGGCCATTGTATGGCTGTGGGCGGTGGATGGCGTGCGCCCTACCGGCTGGGACCTGCTCGGCTCAGCGGTGGCGCTTACCGGCATGGCGATTATCATGTTTGCGCCCCGAGCAGCTTGATGCACAGCGTTCAAAGGCACCGGGGGACGCTCATTTATGGTTTAACCGCCGCCCAGTGAACGGCGGTGTTTTTATCGACTTGCTGTTATTTAAACCTCAACCGGCGTTACCAACCCTTGGCGGTAAAGCCCCTGAAACATATCCATAAGGCTTGTATGCAAAGTGCTGGCGACTTGCTGCGGTTCCTTGGCAAGCTCACTGGGTTTGCCGTTGGACAGCAAGGTGATCTCGCCTTTTTCGAGTGCCTCTGCGGCGGCTGTTTGCAGTTGTTCGAAAGTCACCGGGGTTTGCAGGCAGCTGCCTAGCACTCGGGCCAGTGGTGTCAAGGCGGCTATCTCATGCCAGGGCGAGGTGGCCCAACCGTTCGGGTGGCGCAGGGTTCGCGGGTGCCATTGCCACTTGAACCTGTCAGGTGCCTCTGCGGCGGCCGGGTTGATAGCAAAATCTGCCATGGCCTCTTCACCCTGGGCGCGAATGCGTACATGGCTGCGAATCACATAGGTTTCCACCAGCGCCAGGGTAGCGGCTCGGGCATCCTGCCCTTTCGCCAGTTCACCGCTGGCTTCAAGTACACCGACAAGTTGCTCAAACGTCAGCGTGGCGGGGTAAGCCTTTGAAAGTGCCTCTACAAAGGCATATTCCAGGGCATTTGGGGCAATTTGGCCGCCCCGCCAGTCGGTGTAGAGCGTTGGCTGGCGGGTGTCGCCTGCCATCTTGTTCTCAAAGAAGATACCGGCTACCTGCAGCTGCTCAAGGCGCTTGGCATCCAGGCCGTAGCGGATCTTTGCTTGGTTGGCCTTGGGTATCAGCAGCGTCTGGCGGAAAGCCCGATTGGTCACGAAATCGAGATATTGCTCAAGTTGTTCCTGCTGTTTGACTTCCTTGCTTAACGGCTCGGCAATGGAGGCTGCGTAATTGTTCAGGAACATGATGTGAGGCTCTGCCTCAGCCAGATACCACAGGTTGTACTCGCCTGCCAGAGCCACAAAATCCTTGAAGTACATAGGTTGGTTGCAGGGTTCAAGAAACTCATGCAACAGGTAGCTGGCTTTACCCTGGCGTATCTTGTCAGCATTTTCATCCAGCACTTTACGCATCACGCTTTGTTCAGGGCTGACCTGCTGGAGAAAATCGATCATTCCTATCGCGTAGGAGAGTTTTTCGTCCCCTGTGGTGCGCTTGGCGCCGCGCAGCAGCATGGCATCGCGGATGATCTCCTTGGTTTTCCAACCGGGATAGGTGTTATAGCTGATATAGGCAATGCCATTGTCACTGAGGTTTTCTGAGCAGACCCGCAAAATGGCCTGCTGGACGGAGGCGGGCACCCAGCTGAACACCCCGTGGCAGATGATGTAATCGTAGGGTGTGTCTGCCTTGCCAACCTCTTCAATACTGGCCGCCTGCAGGCGAACATTGGTCAGGCCGAGCTCATCCAGCCGCGCCTGACCTTGCTGGATCTGCACCTCGGAAAGGTCGATTCCGACGACCTGAGCTTGTGGGTGGCGGGCAGCAAAGGGGAAAATATTTTCCCCTGCCGAACAGCCGATTTCCAGCACCCTGGCGGTGGCTGGGTCGGGCGCTGCCAGACCGAACAGAAAGGCCAGGGCGTGCAAATGCTCAGGCGCCGTTTGAGCAAAGGGGTGCGATTCATAAGGAACGCTGTCATAGCTTTGCTGCAGCTGGGAAACGAGTTCTGTGGTCATAGTCCATTACTGTGTTGTCAGTGCGCCAAAAGCCTTCTTGGCACACCGGGTTGAACATGGATAAACGCACCGCTGAAGAACCTTGGCCGAAGAACCTTGGCTGATGATTCAGGCCGCCACGCTGGCAAGCTCGATCACCCGGTTCCATAGCGCATCGGGCACCTCAATCAGCGTTTTCTCCTCTCGCACCGCGCCGGGCAGGCGGGCTTCTGGCTGTTCGTTCACGGCTTCTGCCAAGCGGGCAAAGCGTTCATCGAAATGATCCCCGAAGGTGCTGGGGTCAAGCAGCAGGTAGCATTGCCCCAGATCGTGAGGGGCGCCTTCCGGTGCTTTGAGCGCTTTGACATCCAGCGAGTTCACCCCTCCGGCAATCCCCGCCGCCAGCAGTTCGGCCAGCAGGCCAAAGCCCCAGCCTTTATAGCCGCCCGCGCTTACCAGGGAACCGCCCAGCGCCGCTTCGGGGTCAGTGGTCGGGTTGCCTTCTGCGTCAATCGCCCAGCCTTCAGGAATCGGCTCGCCCGCTGCTTTAGCCATGGTGATCTTGCCAAGGGCAACCGCTGAGGTTGAAAAATCAAAATGCAGGCGCAGCGGGTCACCAGCCTGGCTGCCTGGCACGCTCAGAGCAATCGGGTTGGTACCAATAGCCGCTTTTGTGCCACCGGGGGGTGCCACTATCGGTGAGGCATTGGTAAAGCCAAGGCCTATCAGGCCGTGGGCGGCTATCTGTTCGGTGAAGTAACCCAATGAGGTGCAGGTGTGCGCGTGGCGAACTGCCAGCATGGCTATCCCCTGCGCCTGGGCAGCGGCAACCGCTACCGGTAGCGCCTCGGCAAAGGCGGGCTGGGCAAAACCGTAGCTGGCATTTGCCAGCACAGAGGCTGGTCGGGGCTGGCTGATCGCCGGTTTGGCATCACCCTTCACCCGCCCGGATACCAACTGCAGGCAATAGCTTTCCAGATAATACAGACCACAGATCACGTTGCCCACGGCCTCTGCCCGGCGCACCGCATGGGCCACGGCGGCGGCAGGCGTTGGCTCGGCACCATGGGCAATTAACGCACGGTGGGTAGCTGCTTCAATCTCGTCTAGAGTGACCTGCATGGGCACCTCATCATTATCAGTTGTTATTACAGTCAGCCATGTTTCTTATCTGACATTATCAGTCACTTTATCAGCTATGCATTATATAGCGCTCATTTTATGTTCGCAGCGGCAGTGCGGCACCAATGATCATAAAAACGCCACCGCAGGTGCGGTTAAAGCCGCGGCCAACCTTCTTCAGCCAGTGGCGAATGCGGTTAGCCATGTTGGCCAGCAAGCCTTCCACCAGGCATTCAATCGCCACAAAGGTGCTCGCCAGGATAAAGAATTGCACCACCAGGCTGCGCTGCGGATCAATAAACTGGGGCAGAAAAGCGCTGAAAAACAGCAGCACCTTGGGATTGGTAATGGAAGAAAGCGCGCCTTGGCGATAGAGCTGCCAGCCGTTGGTCAGGTGCGTATTGACGACCAGATCGCCGCTGATCGGCGGTGACCGCCAGACCTGAATCCCTAGCCAGACCAAGTAAGCCCCGCCGACCCACTTGAGCACCGTCAGCCAGACGATCGAGGATTTGACCAGTGCCCCGATACCGAAAAGGCACAGGGCGATAATCAGGAAAAACCCGGTGGCCCCCCCAGCAATGGTAAACAGGGTTTTACGGCTGCCGTGGAGTGCCCCATGGGTCAGGGCCAGCAGACTGTTTGGCCCCGGCGAAAGTGACAAACCGATGCAGGCCACCAGGTACAGCAGCCAGGTGTTGAACAGCATGAGGGTGCCTCATCAATGGGGGAGTTTAGTCAAGATAGCGCTGCACGAAGCGTGCCAACTGGTCATCCTCCAGTTCACCGGCGTGCTGATCAACCAGGCGACCGTCGGCATCATAGAAGAGAGTGGTCGGAACACCGCGCACTTGCAAGGCCTGCTGGGCGGTGTAAACAGGGTCCAGCAGGGTATGTTCAAAGCGAATCTTGGTGCTTTGCATGTAATCGTTAATGACCTGAAGCGTTTCACCCTGATTGACCAACACCATGGTCAGGCCGTCGTATTGTGCATACTTTTCGAGCATCGGCATTTCACGTCGGCAAAAGGTGCACCAGCTTGCCCAGAAGTTGATCACCAGCGGCTGGCCCTGAAAGTCTTTCAGGTTAACCGTTTGGCCATCCAGGGTGGTGAGGGTCAGCGAATCCGGCAGGCGGGGGGCCGGCTTGAAATAGTAGGCGCCCCAGCCTGCGGCGGCACCCAATATCAGCACCGTGGCGATGACAATAGCGATGGATGAGCGCCGCATAAGGATCCCTCAAGTGATTAGCCCATCAGGGCCAGATAATGGTCCAGCAGCAACCAGCCAAACAGATACATGATGTAGCGGATGGAAAACCAGAAGGCGCCCAGCGGAGCCTTCGGGTCATCGCCGCGCCAGACTTTCCAGTTCCAGTACATGAACCGGCCGTTGAGCCCTATGACCCCAAGCAGATAGACCCAGCCACTCATGCCCGTTGCAAATGGCAGAAGCGTGGCGGCCACCGTCAACCAGCCGTACAGCCAAAGCTGCAGGCGGGTGAAGCTGTTACCGTGGGTGACCGGCAGCATTGGCACACCGGCAGCGGCGTATTCTTCGCGCTTGTGGATGGCCAATGCCCAGAAATGCGGGGGCGTCCAGGCAAAGATGATCAGCACCAGCAGCAAGGCATCCGGGCTTAGCTGGCCGGTCATGGCCGTCCAGCCCAGCAGGGGCGGTGATGCCCCGGCCAGCCCGCCAATGGTGATGTTCTGCGGCGTGGCGTGTTTCAGAAAAGCGGTGTATATCACCGCGTAGCCCAAGAGTGCTGATGCGGTCAGTATGGCGGTCAGCGGATTGACTTCACTCCACAAAAACCCCAGGCCCGCTAACGACAGCAGACAGGCATAGGCTGCCGCCTGCCAATCACCAATCCGGCCTTCTGCCACCGGGCGCCGGGAGGTTCTCAGCATCAGCTTGTCCAGACGCCGATCCAGCAGGTGGTTGAAGGCCGCCGCGCCCATTGCCGCCAGGCCAATCCCCACCAGCCCGGTCATGGCCAGCCAGATATCCGGCAGCCCCGGTACGGCCAGCGCCATGCCAACGGCGGCACATACCAGCATTACCAGCACCACGCGAGGCTTACCCAGTTCAAAGTAGTCTCTGACCAGGTTTAAGTACACTGCCAGTTCCTGCTTTGGATCTATTACCAGTCCTGTATTACGCATGAACCACCTTCCTGTCAGCAAAGACCTGCGGTGTGGATTGACGATTACCGAGCGCCCAGCCGCTATGCAGCAACAGCAGCATCAATACGGCAGCGCCCGCGGTATGCAGCAGCGCCACCGAGAGCGGCAGGGCATTCAACACCAGAATGATGCCCAGTGAGATCTGCAGCAGATAGGCGCCCAGCGCCACGCCTAACCAGTGGCGCGCCTGGGCGTGGTTTTTATAGCGCAGCGCCAGGGCCAAAAGCCCCACCCCCAGCAGCAGCGCCCCAAGGCGATGAGTGTAATGAATGGCGGTGCGTGCCCCGGCGTGCAGTTGGCCGTACAGATAATTGGGGCCGACCTCCTGTGTCAGGTGGAAGCCTTCATTGAAATCCATATACTCAGGCCACCACTGGTGATTACAGGTAGGAAACCCGCTGCAGGCCACGCCGGCGTAATTGCTGGACGTCCACCCCCCGAGCGCCACCTGCAAGGCTAACAACACCACCACCAGCCACCAGAGGCCAGGCAGCCTCAAGCTGGGCTGGTGGCTGTCGCGGCAGGCTTTGAGGCGGCGATATAGCCAGAAAAAAGTGGCCAGGACACTAAAGCCGCCCATCAGGTGCAGGGTAACGACCTGGGGCCAGAGCTGGAGAGTGACCGTCCAGGCGCCAAAAGCCCCCTGCAGGCAGATAAGGCCAAGCAATACAAAGCTTGCCAGCAGCGGATAGCCGGGGATATGTCGATTGCGCCACCCCAGCCAGGCCAGCGCCAGGGCTACCAGCCCCAGGCCAGAGGCAATATAGCGGTGGAACATTTCAACCCAGGCTTTGAAGGCATCCAGCGGCGCATCCGGGGCGAACCCGGCGGCACGCTCGGCATCCGGCACCACCAGGGCGCCATAGCAACCAGGCCAGTCCGGGCAGCCCAGCCCGGCATCCACCAGGCGCGTCCAGACGCCAACCAGAATGACCACAAAGGTAAAACCCACACCAAGCCCGGCCAGCTGCAAGGCCCGTTGAACAGTATGGCGATCACGTTCCTGAAGATTGCCGTCAGCTATCATCATAGCGACCCCTTGTTATTGTTATCCGGGTATATCTTTTTCCGGGTCATATGGTTTTCCGGGTATATGGTTTTCCGGCCGGTTACTCCGGATTGCGTTTCAGCAAACGCGCCAGATCCTTATGCACATCCTCTATGTCAGGGAGCGCCGCATAGCGGGTCACCACGAGGCCCTGAGGGTCGACCAGCCAGACCTGAAAGTCCTCCACCCATGACGGCGGG from Halomonas sp. CH40 includes these protein-coding regions:
- a CDS encoding YnfA family protein, with the translated sequence MPIDLKTLGLFLVTALMEILGCYLPYLWLREGKTIWLLVPGALCLAAFAWLLSLHPTASGRVYAAYGGVYIFMAIVWLWAVDGVRPTGWDLLGSAVALTGMAIIMFAPRAA
- a CDS encoding class I SAM-dependent methyltransferase — its product is MTTELVSQLQQSYDSVPYESHPFAQTAPEHLHALAFLFGLAAPDPATARVLEIGCSAGENIFPFAARHPQAQVVGIDLSEVQIQQGQARLDELGLTNVRLQAASIEEVGKADTPYDYIICHGVFSWVPASVQQAILRVCSENLSDNGIAYISYNTYPGWKTKEIIRDAMLLRGAKRTTGDEKLSYAIGMIDFLQQVSPEQSVMRKVLDENADKIRQGKASYLLHEFLEPCNQPMYFKDFVALAGEYNLWYLAEAEPHIMFLNNYAASIAEPLSKEVKQQEQLEQYLDFVTNRAFRQTLLIPKANQAKIRYGLDAKRLEQLQVAGIFFENKMAGDTRQPTLYTDWRGGQIAPNALEYAFVEALSKAYPATLTFEQLVGVLEASGELAKGQDARAATLALVETYVIRSHVRIRAQGEEAMADFAINPAAAEAPDRFKWQWHPRTLRHPNGWATSPWHEIAALTPLARVLGSCLQTPVTFEQLQTAAAEALEKGEITLLSNGKPSELAKEPQQVASTLHTSLMDMFQGLYRQGLVTPVEV
- a CDS encoding Ldh family oxidoreductase, producing MQVTLDEIEAATHRALIAHGAEPTPAAAVAHAVRRAEAVGNVICGLYYLESYCLQLVSGRVKGDAKPAISQPRPASVLANASYGFAQPAFAEALPVAVAAAQAQGIAMLAVRHAHTCTSLGYFTEQIAAHGLIGLGFTNASPIVAPPGGTKAAIGTNPIALSVPGSQAGDPLRLHFDFSTSAVALGKITMAKAAGEPIPEGWAIDAEGNPTTDPEAALGGSLVSAGGYKGWGFGLLAELLAAGIAGGVNSLDVKALKAPEGAPHDLGQCYLLLDPSTFGDHFDERFARLAEAVNEQPEARLPGAVREEKTLIEVPDALWNRVIELASVAA
- a CDS encoding LysE family transporter, with protein sequence MLFNTWLLYLVACIGLSLSPGPNSLLALTHGALHGSRKTLFTIAGGATGFFLIIALCLFGIGALVKSSIVWLTVLKWVGGAYLVWLGIQVWRSPPISGDLVVNTHLTNGWQLYRQGALSSITNPKVLLFFSAFLPQFIDPQRSLVVQFFILASTFVAIECLVEGLLANMANRIRHWLKKVGRGFNRTCGGVFMIIGAALPLRT
- a CDS encoding TlpA disulfide reductase family protein — translated: MRRSSIAIVIATVLILGAAAGWGAYYFKPAPRLPDSLTLTTLDGQTVNLKDFQGQPLVINFWASWCTFCRREMPMLEKYAQYDGLTMVLVNQGETLQVINDYMQSTKIRFEHTLLDPVYTAQQALQVRGVPTTLFYDADGRLVDQHAGELEDDQLARFVQRYLD
- a CDS encoding heme o synthase codes for the protein MRNTGLVIDPKQELAVYLNLVRDYFELGKPRVVLVMLVCAAVGMALAVPGLPDIWLAMTGLVGIGLAAMGAAAFNHLLDRRLDKLMLRTSRRPVAEGRIGDWQAAAYACLLSLAGLGFLWSEVNPLTAILTASALLGYAVIYTAFLKHATPQNITIGGLAGASPPLLGWTAMTGQLSPDALLLVLIIFAWTPPHFWALAIHKREEYAAAGVPMLPVTHGNSFTRLQLWLYGWLTVAATLLPFATGMSGWVYLLGVIGLNGRFMYWNWKVWRGDDPKAPLGAFWFSIRYIMYLFGWLLLDHYLALMG
- a CDS encoding COX15/CtaA family protein encodes the protein MMIADGNLQERDRHTVQRALQLAGLGVGFTFVVILVGVWTRLVDAGLGCPDWPGCYGALVVPDAERAAGFAPDAPLDAFKAWVEMFHRYIASGLGLVALALAWLGWRNRHIPGYPLLASFVLLGLICLQGAFGAWTVTLQLWPQVVTLHLMGGFSVLATFFWLYRRLKACRDSHQPSLRLPGLWWLVVVLLALQVALGGWTSSNYAGVACSGFPTCNHQWWPEYMDFNEGFHLTQEVGPNYLYGQLHAGARTAIHYTHRLGALLLGVGLLALALRYKNHAQARHWLGVALGAYLLQISLGIILVLNALPLSVALLHTAGAAVLMLLLLHSGWALGNRQSTPQVFADRKVVHA